The Aptenodytes patagonicus chromosome 10, bAptPat1.pri.cur, whole genome shotgun sequence genome includes a region encoding these proteins:
- the LOC143165222 gene encoding zona pellucida sperm-binding protein 3-like, which translates to MGSGGSLGVALFCWVLAEAASYSPWGFPQRDSGVLRVRGDSSWSRPHVPSFSQPSPWAWVDVSQLQAAALLHPVAVQCQEAQVVVTVHRDLFGTGRLVRAADLTLGSAACLPVAQSAAESMVTFVAGLHECGSTLQMTPDSLIYKTSLSYKPTPSGNLVIVRTNAAVVPIECHYPRKSNVSSNAVRPTWAPFRSTLSAEERLMFSLRLMNDDWSAERLSNGFQLGESLHLQADVASGDHVPLRLFVDDCVATLSPDRNSSPQYALIDLSGCLVDGRSDDTTSAFISPRMRQETLQFMVDAFKFAGDDRNLIYITCHLKVSPADQAPNPLNKACSFNKASSLWAPVEGTGDICSCCETGNCPLYGGYSRRINPSARWPGRRLKRDISSKQGGSSRAAEAEVSVGPLLILDPAQGLWSSSGGLAPAGKTPHGAAEGLPMLVQVAMLMAATVLSLTALGLFLVCRKRSCPHGVSL; encoded by the exons ATGGGGTCTGGAGGCAGCCTGGGTGTAGCTCTGTTCTGCTGGGTGCTGGCTGAGGCAGCATCTTACAGCCCCTGGGGTTTCCCTCAAAGGGACTCGGGGGTCTTGAGGGTTCGGGGGGACTCCTCTTGGAGCCGGCCCCATGTGCCCtccttctcccagccctccccctGGGCGTGGGTGGATGTCTcccagctccaggctgctgccctgctgcaCCCCGTGGCCGTGCAATGCCAGGAGGCGCAGGTGGTGGTCACAGTGCACAGGGACCTCTTTGGCACAGGACGCCTGGTCAGGGCTGCGGACTTGACCCTGGGCTCAGCTGCCTGTTTGCCTGTGGCCCAGAGTGCGGCTGAGAGCATGGTGACCTTCGTGGCTGGGCTGCATGAGTGTGGCAGCACCTTGCAG ATGACCCCAGACTCCTTGATCTACAAAACAAGTTTGTCCTACAAACCTACTCCTTCTGGCAACCTGGTCATCGTAAGGACCAACGCGGCTGTGGTTCCTATTGAATGTCACTATCCTAG GAAGAGCAACGTGAGCAGCAATGCCGTCCGGCCCACGTGGGCTCCCTTCCGCTCCACCCTGTCGGCAGAGGAGAGGCTGATGTTCTCCCTGCGCCTCATGAATG ATGACTGGAGCGCTGAAAGACTCTCCAACGGCTTCCAGTTGGGGGAAAGCCTGCACCTCCAGGCTGATGTTGCTTCTGGGGACCATGTACCTCTAAGGCTCTTTGTGGATGACTGTGTTGCTACTCTGAGTCCAGACAGGAACTCCTCTCCCCAATATGCCTTGATTGACCTCAGCGG GTGCTTGGTGGATGGGAGATCAGATGACACCACTTCAGCCTTCATCTCTCCAAGGATGAGGCAGGAAACGCTGCAGTTCATGGTCGATGCATTCAAGTTCGCAGGAGATGACAGGAACTTG ATCTACATCACCTGCCACCTGAAGGTCTCCCCAGCTGACCAAGCCCCAAATCCACTGAACAAGGCCTGTTCCTTCAACAAAGCCAGCAGCCT TTGGGCTCCGGTGGAGGGTACTGGAGACATCTGCAGCTGCTGTGAGACTGGCAACTGTCCATTGTATGGAGGATACTCCCGGAGAATTAACCCTTCAGCCAGATGGCCAGGGAGGCGCTTGAAGAGAGACATCTCTTCCAAGCAAG gtgGGTCCTCAAGGGCAGCAGAGGCTGAAGTCTCAGTTGGACCATTATTAATCCTTGATCCTGCTCAGGGATTATGGAGTTCCTCAGGAGGTCTTGCACCAGCAGGGAAGACCCCACATG GTGCTGCTGAAGGACTTCCTATGCTGGTCCAGGTTGCCATGCTCATGGCAGCCACTGTGCTGAGCTTAACTGCTCTTGGTCTGTTTCTTGTATGTAGAAAACGTAGCTGCCCTCATGGAGTGTCATTGTAA
- the INSYN1 gene encoding inhibitory synaptic factor 1 has translation MDSRTCQDRQPSDHPSSSSSNCSSSKSNCERERIRSQMKMVIGQLEGILQELKEVAKELREVVSQIDRLTSDFEFELEPDDWTTATVSSTSSSEKGGGAFELGPLDFSTSDILSDSWEFCSFLDASTPSDPGDGPEPPQPQPQPPPARQPDYRLMNGGIPITNGPRGGGTPDSSSEEAFGATAGQKIPHHRPAGTRERVRFSDKVLYHALCCDDDRDGDSTVSPGDDGPEEPGRKVLAGPPSKHPSTGGGGGPPARRLTRNSSTQTVADKSTQTVLPYIPAKQKIKNKN, from the exons ATGGACTCCCGGACCTGCCAGGACAGGCAGCCCAGTGaccaccccagcagcagcagcagcaattgtAGCAGCAGCAAGAGTAATTGTGAAAGGGAAAGGATCCGGAGTCAGATGAAAATGGTGATCGGGCAACTGGAAGGCATCTTACAGGAGCTCAAGGAGGTGGCCAAGGAGCTCCGGGAG GTGGTGAGCCAGATCGACCGACTGACGTCCGACTTTGAGTTCGAGCTGGAGCCGGACGACTGGACGACGGCGACggtcagcagcacctccagcagtGAGAAGGGGGGAGGCGCCTTTGAGCTGGGACCCCTCGATTTCTCCACCTCCGACATCCTCTCCGACAGCTGGGAATTCTGCTCCTTCCTGGATGCTTCCACTCCCTCCGACCCGGGCGACGGTCCCGAGCCCCcccagccgcagccgcagcccccgccggctCGCCAGCCCGATTACCGGCTGATGAACGGGGGGATCCCCATCACCAACGGTCCCCGGGGCGGTGGGACCCCGGATTCATCCAGCGAGGAAGCCTTCGGCGCGACGGCCGGCCAGAAGATCCCGCATCACCGGCCGGCCGGCACGCGGGAACGGGTCAGATTCAGCGACAAGGTGCTTTACCACGCTCTGTGCTGCGATGACGACCGGGACGGTGACAGCACGGTGTCCCCAGGGGATGATGGCCCCGAGGAGCCCGGCCGTAAGGTGCTGGCGGGACCACCCTCGAAGCATCCTTCCACCGGTGGTGGTGGTGGACCCCCGGCGCGGCGGCTGACGAGGAACAGCAGCACGCAGACCGTAGCCGATAAAAGCACCCAGACGGTGCTGCCTTATATCCCGgccaagcagaaaattaaaaataaaaactga